A part of Jiangella alba genomic DNA contains:
- a CDS encoding N-acyl-D-amino-acid deacylase family protein has product MSETLVLRGGTVFDGLGSPGLQADVVVADGVVRAVAPGAGAAETGARVLDCTGLHVAPGFVDAHSHSDMVPLMDDAQPFKLLQGVTTEVAGNCGFSFAPLDEASAAVVREMYGELGCDIPPPPGSFADFLDLVERHGPTNHLAYLVGHHTLRLTANGAGDELRPGAVEQMRRLAAEAFEAGAVGFSTGLIYPPGCFADQAELEAIARVAGAYGRTYATHMRDEGRFVEDAIDEAVAVARAGGVRLQISHCKAAGRAAHGKSTALLERIQAARLAGVDAMGDQYPYLAGGTVLLALLPNRAAEGGAAAMTARLADPAYRVGLRADAERGDPGDGMWANTTAAQVIVTGHRDATVVGRTVADLAAQRGTDGFDTLCDLVGEDPAAMIVVEMMAEPDVRTIMASPLVGIGSDNGPPMGLQHPRTYGCFPRLLGTYVRDQNVLTWEEAIRKATSLIARQFGLAGRGVLLPGVHADVTVFDPARIGHAGSYTDPAVTPDGVETVVLGGRVVVDGGGFTGERAGRVLRA; this is encoded by the coding sequence ATGAGCGAGACACTCGTCCTGCGTGGCGGCACCGTGTTCGACGGTCTGGGTTCGCCCGGCCTCCAGGCCGACGTGGTGGTGGCCGACGGCGTCGTGCGCGCGGTCGCGCCCGGTGCGGGCGCCGCCGAGACCGGCGCCCGCGTCCTCGACTGCACGGGCCTGCACGTCGCGCCTGGTTTCGTCGACGCCCACTCGCACAGCGACATGGTGCCGCTGATGGACGACGCGCAGCCGTTCAAGCTGCTGCAGGGCGTGACGACCGAGGTGGCCGGCAACTGCGGGTTCAGCTTCGCCCCGCTGGACGAGGCGTCGGCGGCCGTCGTGCGGGAGATGTACGGCGAGCTCGGCTGCGACATCCCGCCGCCGCCCGGCTCGTTCGCCGACTTCCTCGACCTCGTCGAGCGGCACGGCCCCACCAACCACCTGGCCTACCTCGTCGGCCACCACACGCTGCGGCTCACCGCCAACGGCGCCGGCGACGAGCTGCGCCCGGGCGCCGTCGAGCAGATGCGGCGGCTGGCCGCCGAGGCGTTCGAGGCCGGCGCGGTCGGCTTCTCCACCGGCCTGATCTACCCGCCCGGCTGTTTCGCCGACCAGGCCGAGCTGGAGGCGATCGCCCGGGTCGCGGGCGCCTACGGCCGCACCTACGCCACCCACATGCGCGACGAGGGCCGCTTCGTCGAGGACGCCATCGACGAGGCGGTCGCGGTCGCCAGGGCCGGCGGCGTGCGGCTGCAGATCTCGCACTGCAAGGCGGCCGGGCGGGCGGCGCACGGCAAGAGCACCGCCCTGCTGGAACGCATCCAGGCGGCCCGGCTGGCCGGCGTCGACGCGATGGGCGACCAGTACCCGTACCTCGCCGGCGGGACGGTGCTGCTCGCGCTGCTGCCCAACCGCGCGGCCGAGGGCGGGGCGGCGGCCATGACGGCGCGGCTGGCCGACCCCGCGTACCGGGTCGGGCTGCGCGCCGACGCCGAGCGCGGCGACCCCGGCGACGGCATGTGGGCCAACACGACGGCGGCGCAGGTCATCGTCACCGGCCACCGCGACGCCACCGTCGTCGGCCGCACCGTGGCCGACCTCGCGGCCCAGCGCGGCACCGACGGCTTCGACACCCTCTGCGACCTCGTCGGCGAGGACCCCGCCGCGATGATCGTCGTCGAGATGATGGCCGAGCCGGACGTGCGGACCATCATGGCCAGCCCGCTGGTCGGCATCGGCTCGGACAACGGCCCGCCCATGGGCCTGCAGCACCCGCGCACGTACGGCTGCTTCCCGCGGCTGCTGGGCACGTACGTCCGCGACCAGAACGTGCTGACCTGGGAGGAGGCCATCCGCAAGGCGACGTCGCTGATCGCCCGCCAGTTCGGGCTGGCCGGCCGCGGCGTCCTGCTGCCAGGTGTGCACGCCGACGTCACCGTCTTCGACCCGGCCCGCATCGGCCACGCCGGCAGCTACACCGACCCGGCCGTCACCCCCGACGGCGTCGAGACGGTCGTGCTGGGCGGCCGGGTGGTCGTCGACGGCGGCGGCTTCACCGGCGAGCGGGCCGGCCGGGTGCTGCGCGCCTGA
- a CDS encoding ABC transporter substrate-binding protein, whose translation MRTRRKVTVVAALTLILAACGGDGGGDGPSEAGGAAEPVVDGTFNTAVSADPGNLHPHLTVLAATRAVANYMYDKLVYFTTDGEELPWLAESWEATATTVTYTLRDGVTCSDGTPLTATDVAANFEFVVDEANVSPLRGVLVPAEMTTTADDAARTVTITVPAPDPFLLQSTGDMFIACKAGLDDPALLEEAGIGTGMFELTEAVRDDHYTFQRRDDYAWGPDGAAAADEGTPASVNLRVIANESTAANLLLSGELNAVQVVGPDRQRLEQSYENVTLRAVVGELFLNQAAGNPGADDAVRSALAQALDYEELMSVITGGFGQRSEALAVVDPVACRYDAVDGHLPAQDAEAAAAALDGAGWTAGSDGVRAKDGARLELELIYNSTRGDTTAAAAELIASTWTELGVAVTTRGLPPTEYNEVIFGTGSWGAALLPVNLRLPNGMVPFLSGPAPADGGVNLASIENPEYAAAVAEAMTLPGQEGCDKWQEAEQALFEQNDVQLFADEIIPIFLDGATLELGGDGPIPATIRLTAS comes from the coding sequence ATGCGCACACGCCGGAAGGTCACCGTCGTCGCGGCCCTCACCCTGATCCTCGCGGCCTGCGGCGGGGACGGTGGCGGGGACGGTCCCAGTGAGGCGGGCGGCGCGGCCGAACCCGTCGTGGACGGGACGTTCAACACGGCGGTCAGCGCGGACCCGGGCAACCTGCACCCGCACCTGACGGTGCTCGCGGCGACCCGCGCCGTCGCCAACTACATGTACGACAAGCTGGTCTACTTCACCACCGACGGCGAGGAGCTGCCGTGGCTGGCGGAGTCGTGGGAGGCCACCGCGACCACCGTCACGTACACCCTGCGCGACGGCGTGACCTGTTCCGACGGCACCCCGCTGACGGCGACCGACGTGGCGGCGAACTTCGAGTTCGTGGTCGACGAGGCCAACGTGTCGCCGCTGCGCGGCGTGCTGGTCCCGGCCGAGATGACCACGACCGCCGACGACGCGGCCCGCACCGTCACCATCACCGTGCCGGCGCCGGACCCGTTCCTGCTGCAGAGCACCGGTGACATGTTCATCGCCTGCAAGGCCGGCCTGGACGACCCGGCGCTGCTGGAGGAGGCCGGCATCGGCACCGGGATGTTCGAGCTGACCGAGGCGGTCCGTGACGACCACTACACGTTCCAGCGCCGCGACGACTACGCATGGGGCCCGGACGGCGCGGCCGCGGCCGACGAGGGCACACCGGCGTCGGTGAACCTGCGGGTCATCGCGAACGAGTCGACGGCGGCGAACCTGCTGCTCTCGGGTGAGCTGAACGCCGTCCAGGTGGTCGGGCCGGACCGGCAGCGGCTGGAGCAGAGCTACGAGAACGTCACACTGCGAGCGGTGGTCGGCGAGCTGTTCCTCAACCAGGCCGCGGGCAACCCCGGCGCCGACGACGCCGTCCGGTCCGCGCTGGCCCAGGCGCTGGACTACGAGGAGCTGATGTCGGTGATCACCGGCGGCTTCGGGCAGCGGTCCGAGGCGCTCGCCGTCGTCGACCCGGTCGCCTGCCGCTACGACGCCGTCGACGGCCACCTGCCGGCCCAGGACGCCGAGGCGGCCGCCGCGGCCCTCGACGGCGCCGGGTGGACGGCCGGTTCGGACGGTGTGCGCGCCAAGGACGGCGCCCGGCTGGAGCTGGAGCTGATCTACAACAGCACCCGCGGCGACACCACCGCCGCGGCGGCCGAGCTGATCGCGTCGACGTGGACGGAGCTCGGCGTCGCCGTCACCACCCGCGGCCTGCCGCCGACGGAGTACAACGAGGTGATCTTCGGCACCGGGTCGTGGGGCGCCGCGCTGCTGCCGGTGAACCTGCGGCTGCCCAACGGGATGGTGCCGTTCCTGTCCGGCCCGGCGCCGGCCGACGGCGGGGTCAACCTCGCCTCGATCGAGAACCCCGAGTACGCCGCCGCCGTCGCCGAGGCGATGACGCTGCCCGGCCAGGAGGGCTGCGACAAGTGGCAGGAGGCGGAGCAGGCGCTGTTCGAGCAGAACGACGTGCAGCTCTTCGCCGACGAGATCATCCCGATCTTCCTCGACGGCGCCACCCTGGAGCTCGGCGGCGACGGCCCGATCCCGGCGACGATCCGGCTGACGGCCTCGTGA
- a CDS encoding ABC transporter permease — translation MTALVAARPGVGNPWAAFLVRRLGRLLVSLAVLVTLAFGMIHLIPGDPVRAALGVTAPPELVDARREALGLNDPLGTQFVNYLRALFSGDLGISMSSGVPVSETIGQRLPATASLAIAAFVVVMLIAVPLGLGMAVLTRGGRRRGSELGFTSTSAMIAAIPEFLLAVGLVFVFGVSLGWFPVAGRGGASSYVLPVLALSLGPALLLARMVRVEALAVLDQDFVRTARAKRLPPLRVYLRHVFPNALTSTLTIGGLLLSGMIVGTVLVENVFAWPGMGMTIVSSILAKDYPVVQGIVLVYGAAVLLVNLVVDVLLAVADPRSTIREG, via the coding sequence GTGACGGCTCTGGTCGCCGCCCGGCCCGGCGTCGGCAACCCGTGGGCCGCCTTCCTGGTCCGCCGGCTGGGGCGGCTGCTGGTGTCGCTCGCGGTGCTGGTCACGCTCGCGTTCGGGATGATCCACCTGATTCCCGGCGACCCGGTCCGGGCGGCGCTCGGCGTGACGGCGCCGCCGGAGCTGGTGGACGCGCGGCGCGAGGCGCTCGGCCTGAACGACCCGCTCGGCACGCAGTTCGTGAACTACCTGCGGGCGCTGTTCTCCGGTGATCTCGGCATCTCGATGTCGTCCGGGGTGCCGGTGTCGGAGACGATCGGCCAGCGGCTGCCGGCCACCGCGAGCCTGGCGATCGCCGCGTTCGTCGTGGTGATGCTGATCGCGGTCCCGCTCGGGCTGGGCATGGCGGTGCTGACGCGGGGCGGCCGGCGCCGCGGCAGCGAGCTCGGCTTCACCTCCACCAGCGCGATGATCGCGGCGATCCCGGAGTTCCTGCTCGCGGTCGGGCTGGTGTTCGTGTTCGGTGTCTCGCTGGGCTGGTTCCCGGTGGCGGGGCGCGGCGGGGCGTCGTCGTACGTGCTGCCGGTGCTGGCGCTGTCGCTCGGCCCGGCGCTGCTGCTGGCGCGCATGGTCCGGGTCGAGGCGCTGGCGGTGCTGGACCAGGACTTCGTCCGCACCGCCCGGGCCAAACGGCTGCCGCCGCTGCGGGTGTACCTGCGCCACGTCTTCCCGAACGCGCTGACCTCGACGCTCACCATCGGCGGCCTGCTGCTCAGCGGCATGATCGTCGGCACCGTGCTGGTCGAGAACGTGTTCGCGTGGCCGGGCATGGGGATGACGATCGTCTCCTCGATCCTGGCCAAGGACTACCCGGTCGTGCAGGGCATCGTGCTGGTCTACGGCGCCGCGGT